The DNA sequence CAATGCTCCTATCGGTGACGCACGAAGGAACGTATAGAGCCTGGAGCGCCGTGCGTAAAACCTGCCAAGTGGAAAAACTATTTATAGTTCAGACTTTTTTTAGCACACATTCTTTACCAGTCTGCAACTTCACAAACTTGCATTCATGTAGGCTATGGTATAGCctatgtataataatatttacaaaGAATTTCATCCTTGTCGTTGATataacttaaataaacacaaactaatTTGCCCTTTGTTATAGCTTCTGCATTTCGCAGGCCTAAATGAAGACGGAAAAGAACAAGGTTATTCTTTAAACTCAAAAATGCTAATATTGTCAAATGCAAACATTATTTAGAACCGCATGTACACAGTAGATTTTCTCTAATAATAACCTGGAAATCTTTATCCCAAACGAGTTGTATGTGCGAGTGTGGAATGGATCcatgctgtgtctgtgtgtaagcATCCTACACATCCCCAGAGACAAGTATATTAATCAGCTTTGAAAGAGTCAGTCCAGCGCTCACGCATGCACGTTGCGTAACCAGAACGCACACAATTCATGCACGCATATACGCGCCCCCTTCGTCTTGGCTCCGGTTGTCCCTTTAAAAATCCGAATCCAAGGCCAATGATTTATCAAACTCCTATTATCAAGAAAATGTCAAGCGAAGGGCACCTTGCTCTGCACTGACGCAAACTCCGGTCTTTCCCACGGAGCTATAGAAAAGCTTTGCACTTGGTGTTTTGCGCGGCTACAACCAGTCCGCTTCCAGTCCTCTCTTCGTCTATTTACAGCTGCTACAGCATTTCCACCCTGCCAGCAGACATCTGCACAAAATGGTAAGTGTCCGAAAACACTTTCTTTACTTTTCCACCTGCAATTTCGTCTGTCTTGTTGAATTGTTCTGACATGTtaatttaacactttttaaaagcagttgGCACGTTGAGGTAGGCCTACTTGcactgtccatggtgctgaaatgcAGCTGAAAAACTTTCTTCACTTCATTTTACATCCAGTCCGCCTGTTTTTCTCATGTAAAAGCCTGttatctgtctttttaaaagTTTAGATTGAGAAAAGTTTAATTATAGTCCATCGTACCTCTTTTCCTTTAAATTTTgattaaacattacattacagtcgGGCGCAGTTATATTTTTTCTCACTAGTTAAAAACCCAACTCAGAATTAATATATtaactgttaaaaataataataataaccccCCACACCTTTTTTTAGAATCTAGAGGCTTATCCGGTTGCTTTCCCGACCCCATCGAAGCTAAATTTCAGGGATTCATCTGTAATTCTGTCGCCGCGGGTCCGCTCACTGCTGTAACGCCGGTGATCTTGCATGCCTGCCGGGGAGAGCAGAGCTACCGAGAGTCCCACAGCAGCTTGTCTATTGCCCATAAAAATCAGTGGATGTGTGTGGCTGAATGACATGAGGGGGGAAATGGGGCGTAAAATTAAAGAATCTTGCAGAAAGCGAGAACTGGAGAAGCAAAGCTTACCCCCTCCCtccaacacacactcatacataaacacaccaacacactcGGCAGGCTGTGAGCTGAAACTACAGAGCAGCCAGAGCCAGAACATGCTGCAGAAAAACGTTGCAGAAAgagaactgagtattttttgtccCAAATCAGAGATGGGCTGCAGAGGTCTCATAGCTTCACGCCTTATACCGTTCTACCTTTCGTCTTGCTGATCTGTCACTCATGTTTCAGGATTTCTCTGACCCGAGAGACATGGCCAAACAGCCGGCCAGCGCTCCTACTGGCTACATCCCGGTGCCGCAGCCCGACGGAGCTGCCGGACTTACAACAAACAAACCGGACAACGCGGCTGTGTGCCCGCCGCACGCGTCTCACCATCACCCAGCGCCTCAGCCACCTCCGCCGTGCAACGAGAGCAAAACTTTTTGTCCCACGGAAAATAAACCGGGAGAACTGGACACCAGTAAAGCGTATGGGACGTTTAAAAGCAACGCTCCTACGGTCCCTGGATCAATGGCCGTTAACTCGGCCTTCCGGAAGGATTCCGCCGGTTCTGCCCGCGGGGGGTCCGCCCAGTACGGCGACCCGCTCCTGTCCACCGCAGAGCAGAACAACACCGCGAGCAACTGGACGGCTATGAGCCAGACCACCATCATACTGGGAACAGATGGGAACACGTCTGTTCAGCCCGGCACCGTGACGGGGGTAAGTCAGCCAAATGAACCGTTTCCTTTCTCAATGGAGAGCGGCTGGAAGCAGGTGCGGTGTGGATGTATCCGTGTGTCTCTGATAAAGAAAGCTGGCTGGATTAACCTGCTGCCTCCTAAAGGGGAAGGTGAAAACCCCTGGGAGCTCTTATCGCCATGTAGAGCTTTAGTAGATCAGTGTTGTTGTGTGATAGGGTGAAAGGGAAACATCTGTGATGGTGAGCTGTAATGTGGAGGCTATCCCGTAAAATGTGATTTTGCAGGCactggtttgtgtttttgtcagatGTGCTTAAAAAGTGCTCAGTTGTAGAAAGTGTCAACTTCCGAACTACATCAGTGGGTGCTTGTGGCTTGACAGGCGGATCATAAACTAAAAAAGAGCAATCATTAGGTTGGGTCTTAACAAAGCCTAAAACGATCGCTCATTATCGGGatgatttgaaaatatttgttattaaaaaGTACGAAAAGATAGCGGCCTAAGTGAGTCGTTTTCTTCCATGCTGTGATTCGGGTTACATTAACATTTCCACAAAGCCGCATGACAGTAGTTAATTTACCTTTATGCATAGGCTGCTGAATTAATGTGGCTATATAAATTGTGCTGTAGATCAACATGGGTACAAATCTGGTAGGCGAGGCTACTCAAAGCCCAAAGGCTGAATTCTTCTTGTAAAGACTTTGGGTGGATCCTGAGCCATTTGGCGTCCATGCTCTGCGCAGCTGCTCCCTATGCACCAATCTCAAAACTTTAAAACCTGCTTAGCCCATGTCCGCCAAATATCAGGGAAACAAAACGGAGGCATCATCTGTGTGTCAATGTAATAAATGATCAGTTCCATTGCAGTGCAGAGAATGTAAGTCCCGAAAGAAACTATTTGTCTTTAATCAAATTATTTCTGGTGATTTGTTGTGCTTGGTTTTTGCTCACCGTTGCAATGGTAACACGATTAGTGGATTAAATCATACTCTCGCGGTATTTCGGCGTTCATTGCTCCGAGCAGGCACACTTGGCCCAGAAGCTCAAGTGTTTTCCGGCTGATAGAAAGCACTGTATTACAGGAGACTGCGGATTGTTTCCAATCCCCGCGAGGGAACCCCCACCCctcacgcgcgcgcgcacacacacacacacacacattcccatgCATGGTGTTGGTTAGCCTATAGCTGAATTTCCATGCAGTTTCTTTTATGAATTTGCTCAGATCCTGCAATGCAGCTGTGATTACGCATGTTTGTTAGCATTTGCTCACATTTCATTAGTGGGCCATTCgcaagttttttttatctttccatTTTAGATTTGAGATATAATTTCAAGTAATCTGGTGGCAATAATGGGCCCATAAGTGCAGATGAAGATGCGTTTTATATACATGCTCGTCATTGCAAAGCTGGTACTGAACTGATAGTGATAGTTAAACGCATCTGGAACGAAATTAACACGAAAGAGTAATCTAGTAGTATTTACGGCGCAAAAGGACAATTGCACTCCAAAACATGTTGTATTATCTCATAGGgttcctttgtatttttatatgaaGAAAATATTTCAAGGTTTCTTTCTGTTAGTAATAAAGGGTGAACATTTTGTTGGTGGTTGTTGACTGAATACAATATTTTGCTTGTTCATATTTTCCCCGTTATTAGGCGAATACCCTGTCAGGCCCAGCCTCGGTgcttgtattattattattctaatgGTACCCTAGTTTGGAGTTTAGTGGGACCAgggtgcattttttattttagagaatgaatgaatgttttttttttctcgtaGGCAGACGATGATGACGAAGAGGGAGATGAGAATAAGGCCAGAGGAAACTGGTCCAACAAACTGGATTTTATTCTGTCTATGGTTGGCTATGCGGTGGGACTGGGGAACGTGTGGAGGTTCCCTTATCTTGCCTTCCAAAATGGTGGAGGTAAGAGTTCTGGGTCAGTGGTTTTAATtgcagacacagaaacaaacgAAAAATCAGTTCAGCAAATCGAATCAAGGATTAAATTATttcttattgcttttattgAGATGTTTCGTCCAGTGTCAGTTATTGTAGGCCTTTAACCAGACGAAAAGtactgcacaaaaaaaaaagatagataACAAAATATCCTAGCTTATAGAGTTGAGAGTGTGTTCAGTGATTGTTTttactggaaaaaaaagaaaaaggaagaagagaacgAAAAAAAGCacttaaataatgtatttattttattgaaagcTGCCACCTATAATAAACTATTAATATCAACAGTAACAATAGTCCATTAGATTATGATTAGCCTGTTATTAATTTGTTCAGCTTTTCTCGAATCCATTTACATATAATGGatgatttttattcattaataaatGTACTGTGTGTTATTTAAATAACAGCAGATGAGACGCAGACATGAACAGGCTACATGCatcttaatttttatttaattttttttatcaagtgTTAATGTTCCTTTCAGGCTTTTCTGGCTCTTAAACCGCGCTCTGTTGCCTGGTGTTTCATTTCCTTGCAGGAGCTTTTCTAATCCCCTACCTGACAATGTTGGGCATTGCCGGGATCCCAATCTTTCTGCTGGAGGTGTCCCTGGGCCAGTTTGCCAGCCAGGGGCCCGTGTCAGTGTGGAAATGCATCCCAGCTCTGCAAGGTAAACTGCCACAACTAATCAAGTGAAGGAAAATTCAAATATTAAGCTCATTTCTTATCTTCACGAGTTCTTTACTTTTCTTAAGAGTAATTTATATATTTcgtctcatttatttattttaggttgcGGGATTGCCATGTTGATAATATCTGTCTTGATAGCCATATACTATAATATTATAATGTGCTGGACACTGTACTACCTGTTCGCTTCGTTGAAGGGCTCACTGCCATGGGCTAACTGTAGGAATGAGTGGAACACGGTGGAATGTAAGGACAAAGACATGCTGCTGTTAGGTAAgacacacaccttcacacacgtacacacacgtacacacacactcacaccgaAATcacctctctctccacaatGCGCAATGCGTCATGACTCCCTCAGCTGAGGTGTCCTGCAGTATAATGAATCCTGACCTGTGATCTCTGCGGTGTTTTCACTCtcaaaaacacttttaattCAGAGCACTTCACTTTATCTATTTGACCCATTTTTAATGATGCATGCCAGTAATATAGGGAGGGCCTCAGTGTGACAGATCAAAATTAGAAACAAACATTGAATATATTTTCGattcttcttttgtgtgatCGTGTCAGATTATAGCAGTTTTTGtgctttaaagctgcagtatACAGCTAAAGCAGTCTGTCTTGGTCAGCTTTTTAATGAAACTGTAGATAAAATCACGTTTGACTGTGGGAAAATATGCGGGCAGGGACACGGAGGTGTTTGATGTCGATCTGCGTCGAATAAATATCGAAATCCTGTTTATTTCGCGTAATATTTGCCTTTAGCGAATGTGTGAATTCAGCACAAAAAAATGCTTGCTTGACaaatttactgtactggttgaGCTGCTGCAGTGCTGCAGTGAGCCCGAGACTGACCCCTGCTGGCTGATACACGAACTACATGTTTATTCAACGCTGTagtctctctcccactctctcagTCTCATAAATGAGGAAAATAACTGATTGGGTGAAGAAAAAATATTGGAAATAAGAACTACTCTTAATGACAGCAAAACCATTACAAGGTAACTTAAAAGTATGATCAAATGAATCATAAAGTAATACTTTATGTAACCCGTATTATAAGGTACAAGGTGCCTTTATTTTGTCTTTCTACAACATGGGGCCGCACAGTGAAATGAAAGTTGTAGCTCCCTTCACACTACACAgaacatatacacaaatatttaaaattagaatttaaaaaaataaaacagtgttttatatacaatatgataaaaagtaaatgtatgaATATGTTCACATCATTCACATTTTGTGGATTGAACAAACTAATATAAACAACTTTACAATCTGATACTATAGCcctgcaaaaaataataaatattgtcAGGAGTTTAtaattttcacagttttttgtcAAAAAGATGCTGATCGAGGTGACAGTTCTAGATCCATATTTTGTTAGTATTAGATTCATTGGTTTGTGGGGGGTTTTCATCCCATTTAGTTACAGAAAGCTCTCTTTGTCTCACCTCTGAGAGGTTGAGTCTTTGTTTTGTAAAAGATAATATGCAAAGTTATTCTCCATTTTTGTAAGTATTACAAGCagtaatttaaaaagaaagtcacataaaaaaaacagaaggcaATTTTGTCTGATGTGATTCATGAAAAAATGAGCAGTCAAAAGCAAAAAAGGTTTTCTTATCATTCCTTTCCAAATGTATCTGAAATGAGGAGGAGATTCTGTACAATCATTTCTGTTATTCATATCTGGCTATATatcaaaaagaacaaaaatctaaatctaacaCAGCTGGGTTCACTTCTCACTGAGGATCCAGACTGTGGTCTCTAGATCAGCCTCCTGTCAGTCCTCCTTTCTCCAAATTAGATCCATCTGTTCGCTTCCACTTTACTTTCATCGTGAAAAGCTGAGCAGACAGCAAGCTCTGTGCCACAGCAGCACTCTCCCAGTCTCTCCCAGTTGACGTGTGTTGGTTTCTGATTGGAACAGACTCGTGCATCCTGCGGGACAgaaacatcacctccatcaagAACTCCACATTCTGTCTGTCCGCCAACACTGTGGGAAACCTGACGAAACTGTTAAACATGACTGTGGATGGCAACAAAACCTACGTCAGCCCCAGTGAGGAGTACTTCAAGTGAGTGCAGCTTCTGGctgatgaaaaacagaaatctaaaatcgaatttaaatttaatagaAACAAAAATTAGACCTCTACAGTTTGGTTAACAGGTCTATTTTTCATAGTGCCTGTGAACCTACACTGTTTTAGTGTCCACACATGaaagataaaatctttttatcTAAGATATTTTTTCAGTTACTCTTCTCATGCAGACGTTTGGCTTTCTAGGGCCTTCAAAATAATCTGGAAACTGCAATTTACAGGCACAAACACCATAGATTTGGCCATAGTGATTATAGTTCTTTAGTTACTTTGGTATAATGATTTGTACTTGTtttaaatttacacatttacttTTGAAAGAATTTAACAGAACCGTATTTCTAAATATTTGGTCTAGAAATGTAAAGTAGTAGTAGAAGACCAAAACTAAGCTAACACTACAACTAGAGTTTGACAACAGTTTCACCTGCCAATGTTTTGCAAAAATGTCCTACAAATCttcttttcttaaaacaaaTCTGGTATTGTGTAAAAGTTCTACCGGTGCATTCAATAAATGGGTAGCAGTCAGACAGAACAAGGCAACACTCTGTAAAAGAATGAAGAAAAATGAGACCTGATTATGTGTAAATTCTTGAATCAAATTGATTTGTGTTGGAAACTCATTGAAATAATCCTACCACCCTGGCAGACTTACTTACTAACAAAATGAATGCCTGACTTAATAATATACATAAGTGACTtgataaaatgacaaatttgCAGGCTACAGAATGATATTTGATCTATGTTGCATTATGTTTTAGTTTATTGAGATTTGTTATCAGGCTGAGTTTTGCTGTTTGAATCACACCTGCAGGTACAATGTGTTGCACATCTCCAAAGGAATTGAATATCCAGGAGATATCCGCTGGCCTCTGGCAGGCTGTCTGCTCCTGGCCTGGCTCATCGTCTACGCCTCTTTAGCCAAAGGAATCAAGTCATCCGGAAAggtaacaaaacacacaaaccattTAAATCCA is a window from the Micropterus dolomieu isolate WLL.071019.BEF.003 ecotype Adirondacks linkage group LG20, ASM2129224v1, whole genome shotgun sequence genome containing:
- the slc6a5 gene encoding sodium- and chloride-dependent glycine transporter 2 — translated: MFQDFSDPRDMAKQPASAPTGYIPVPQPDGAAGLTTNKPDNAAVCPPHASHHHPAPQPPPPCNESKTFCPTENKPGELDTSKAYGTFKSNAPTVPGSMAVNSAFRKDSAGSARGGSAQYGDPLLSTAEQNNTASNWTAMSQTTIILGTDGNTSVQPGTVTGADDDDEEGDENKARGNWSNKLDFILSMVGYAVGLGNVWRFPYLAFQNGGGAFLIPYLTMLGIAGIPIFLLEVSLGQFASQGPVSVWKCIPALQGCGIAMLIISVLIAIYYNIIMCWTLYYLFASLKGSLPWANCRNEWNTVECKDKDMLLLDSCILRDRNITSIKNSTFCLSANTVGNLTKLLNMTVDGNKTYVSPSEEYFKYNVLHISKGIEYPGDIRWPLAGCLLLAWLIVYASLAKGIKSSGKVVYFTATFPYVVLVILLIRGVTLPGAFDGILYFITPKWEKLNDAKVWKDAATQIFFSLSAAWGGLITLSSYNKFHNNCYRDTIIVTCTNSATSIFAGFVIFSVIGFMAHELKVPIEKVADEGPGIAFVVYPEALTRLPLSPFWAIIFFLMLLTLGLDTMFATIETIVTSVSDEFPKYLRKHKPIFTLVCCACFFILGFPMITESGMFMLQLVDTFAASYSLVIIAIFELVGISYLYGLQRFCEDIEMMIGFQPNRFWRLCWAFVTPTILTGILGLSLYQWKVMTYEDYTYPTWSMVMGWLMVICSVIWIPIMFVIKMHLAPGTFIERLKLVCSPQPDWGPFLMKHRGERYKNMMDPLGTNSLGLKLPPKDFQLGSYQ